In Synechococcus sp. KORDI-100, a single window of DNA contains:
- a CDS encoding dihydrolipoamide acetyltransferase family protein yields the protein MATFDIFMPALSSTMTEGKIVEWLKQPGDKVGRGESVLVVESDKADMDVESFQDGFLAAVLMPAGSTAPVGETIGLIVETEAEIAEAKAKAPTSSAPVSAAVEAQPAPAAPAAPAPVVAAPAATPAPAPAPPAPAPAAPVVNDGRIVASPRARKLASQMGVDLATVRGSGPHGRIQADDVERASGQPISVPRVAEGSAPAANGQGAAAPAAAAAPAGNSFGRPGETVAFNTLQGAVNRNMEASLAVPCFRVGYTITTDKLDRFYKQVKPKGVTMTALLAKAVAVTLARHPQVNAATTPAGMAYPAEVNVAVAVAMEDGGLITPVLRQADRTDLYEMSRQWKDLVKRSRSKQLQPEEYSTGTFTLSNLGMFGVDRFDAILPPGTGAILAVAASRSTVVAGADGSIAVKRQMQVNLTADHRVIYGADGAAFLKDLAELIELRPESLAL from the coding sequence TTGGCGACCTTCGACATCTTCATGCCAGCCCTCAGCTCGACGATGACGGAGGGAAAGATCGTCGAGTGGCTGAAGCAACCGGGCGACAAGGTCGGACGTGGTGAATCGGTGTTGGTTGTTGAGTCCGATAAGGCTGATATGGACGTGGAGTCGTTCCAGGATGGTTTTCTGGCCGCTGTCCTCATGCCTGCGGGCAGCACGGCGCCTGTCGGCGAAACCATCGGCCTGATTGTTGAAACAGAAGCGGAGATCGCTGAGGCCAAGGCCAAAGCACCGACCTCCTCCGCACCGGTTTCCGCCGCAGTTGAGGCACAGCCAGCGCCAGCTGCTCCGGCAGCTCCGGCTCCTGTGGTGGCAGCACCGGCAGCCACTCCGGCACCCGCGCCTGCCCCACCGGCACCAGCCCCGGCGGCTCCTGTGGTGAACGACGGCCGCATCGTGGCCAGCCCCCGCGCCAGGAAGCTCGCCTCCCAGATGGGTGTGGATCTGGCCACCGTTCGCGGCAGCGGACCCCATGGCCGCATTCAGGCGGACGACGTGGAGCGGGCCAGCGGTCAGCCGATCTCCGTGCCTCGGGTGGCAGAGGGTTCAGCACCGGCAGCCAACGGCCAGGGCGCAGCAGCGCCTGCGGCCGCGGCTGCACCGGCTGGCAACAGCTTTGGGCGTCCGGGCGAGACCGTTGCGTTCAACACCCTCCAGGGAGCGGTGAACCGGAACATGGAAGCCAGTCTGGCGGTGCCCTGTTTCAGGGTCGGATACACGATCACCACCGACAAGCTCGATCGCTTTTACAAACAGGTGAAGCCGAAGGGCGTCACGATGACGGCTCTGCTGGCCAAGGCAGTGGCCGTCACTCTGGCCCGTCATCCCCAGGTGAACGCCGCCACAACGCCAGCTGGGATGGCCTACCCCGCAGAGGTGAATGTGGCGGTTGCTGTCGCTATGGAGGATGGCGGTCTGATTACACCGGTGCTGCGTCAAGCCGATCGCACGGATCTCTATGAGATGTCACGCCAGTGGAAGGATCTGGTCAAGCGATCCCGCAGCAAACAGCTGCAGCCAGAGGAATACAGCACAGGCACCTTCACCCTCTCCAACCTCGGCATGTTCGGGGTTGATCGCTTTGATGCGATTCTTCCGCCAGGCACGGGAGCCATTCTTGCCGTTGCGGCTTCACGTTCCACCGTTGTGGCAGGAGCGGATGGATCGATTGCCGTGAAGCGACAGATGCAGGTCAATCTCACCGCAGACCATCGAGTGATTTATGGCGCTGATGGCGCAGCCTTCCTCAAGGATCTGGCCGAGCTCATAGAACTCCGACCAGAGAGTCTGGCTCTCTGA
- a CDS encoding YlqD family protein — protein sequence MSDGTTLTIKRPITVRAVVTPTWKEEAEREISNSIAGLDQQLSQLEQEGQQVVDEVRRQSANPLDPRVQDQVAQIQQQVAAKRAELEEQKRTYLQQQSQVRELEMDQIVEQGQLESTCELKVGDNLVEKMQVAIVVRDGVVQSVEGA from the coding sequence ATGTCCGACGGCACCACCCTGACGATTAAGCGTCCAATCACCGTCCGCGCCGTGGTGACACCCACCTGGAAGGAGGAAGCCGAACGAGAGATCAGCAACAGCATTGCCGGGCTCGATCAGCAGCTGTCCCAGCTGGAGCAGGAGGGCCAGCAGGTGGTGGATGAAGTCCGCCGTCAGAGTGCCAATCCCCTCGATCCCAGGGTTCAGGACCAGGTGGCTCAGATTCAGCAGCAGGTGGCCGCCAAGCGCGCCGAGCTTGAGGAGCAAAAACGCACCTACCTGCAGCAGCAGTCCCAGGTTCGCGAGCTTGAGATGGATCAGATCGTTGAGCAGGGCCAGCTGGAGAGCACCTGTGAGCTCAAGGTCGGCGACAACCTGGTCGAGAAGATGCAGGTTGCCATCGTGGTGCGGGACGGCGTCGTGCAATCGGTTGAAGGCGCCTGA
- a CDS encoding AMP-binding protein, giving the protein MSVQPAGVAKVGWTATEREQLGLLGHSHVDGLTRIDAVWPWLADHHGKLMAVDAPHAAHPECFSFGELAQRISEAAVGFRNQGIEPGDVVALFAENSPRWLVADQGLMRAGAADAVRGASAPVDELRYILEDCGATALIVQNADLWRRLQLDPEQLGRLRFVLQLEGDPVDDLLSWDDLLRSAQGSAELEPQGDAEAVATVLYTSGTTGQPKGVPLTHGNLLHQMRSLASVAFPEPGSPVLSVLPIWHAYERSASYYFLSCACSQTYTTIKQLKKDLPRVRPIAMATVPRLWEAVQAGFEDVLKTFPPSRQRLLRAALANSAAHCLAKRQAWNLMLEPASAADRLLSALTAGLRWPLHALASSLIWPKLRRQLSGGQLRYPISGGGAIAPHIDAFFEAVGIELLVGYGLTETSPVVSCRRPWRNIRGSSGLPMPETEFRIVEPESGEALGFRQRGRVLVRGPQVMKGYLGKPEATAKVLDADGWFDTGDLGMLLPDGSLALTGRAKDTIVLSSGENIEPGPLEEALVASPLIEQVMLVGQDERQLGALLVPRPEMIRPWAQENNLSVANDLGGFPGDPVLLKLLMRECNQLLKHRRGARGDERLAGVVLVAPFSIENGLLTQTLKQRRDRITSRDSRLIEILYGRGNRD; this is encoded by the coding sequence ATGAGTGTGCAACCTGCAGGAGTTGCCAAGGTCGGCTGGACCGCGACCGAGCGCGAGCAGCTTGGGCTTCTAGGTCACAGCCATGTCGATGGGTTGACTCGGATTGATGCGGTCTGGCCCTGGCTGGCAGACCACCACGGCAAGCTCATGGCTGTGGATGCTCCCCATGCCGCCCATCCGGAATGTTTCAGCTTCGGCGAACTGGCACAGAGGATTTCTGAGGCGGCGGTTGGGTTTCGAAACCAAGGGATCGAGCCGGGCGATGTCGTCGCCCTCTTCGCTGAAAACAGTCCCCGCTGGCTGGTGGCGGATCAGGGGCTGATGCGAGCCGGCGCAGCCGATGCGGTGCGCGGGGCGTCCGCGCCGGTGGACGAGCTGCGCTACATCCTCGAAGACTGCGGTGCCACAGCTCTGATCGTGCAGAACGCCGATCTCTGGCGTCGTCTGCAGCTCGATCCAGAACAGCTCGGTCGACTCCGATTCGTCCTGCAGCTGGAAGGTGACCCTGTGGACGACCTTCTGAGTTGGGACGACCTGCTGCGTTCAGCGCAGGGAAGCGCAGAGCTGGAGCCGCAGGGTGATGCGGAGGCCGTTGCCACCGTTCTGTACACATCCGGGACCACTGGCCAGCCCAAAGGGGTTCCGCTCACTCACGGCAACCTGTTGCACCAGATGCGCTCCCTGGCCTCTGTGGCGTTCCCGGAGCCCGGGTCTCCCGTGCTGAGCGTGTTGCCGATCTGGCACGCCTATGAGCGAAGCGCCAGCTATTACTTCCTGTCCTGCGCCTGCTCGCAGACCTACACCACGATCAAACAGCTCAAGAAGGACCTGCCGCGCGTTCGTCCGATTGCCATGGCAACCGTCCCAAGGCTTTGGGAGGCAGTTCAGGCGGGTTTTGAGGATGTCCTGAAGACCTTCCCGCCCTCGCGACAGCGCCTCCTGAGGGCGGCCCTGGCCAACAGTGCCGCTCACTGCCTCGCCAAGCGTCAGGCCTGGAACCTGATGCTCGAGCCCGCCTCCGCTGCAGACCGTCTGCTGAGCGCGCTGACTGCAGGGCTGCGCTGGCCTCTGCACGCTCTCGCCTCCTCTCTGATCTGGCCAAAGCTGCGCCGCCAGTTGAGCGGAGGCCAGTTGCGCTATCCGATCAGTGGTGGCGGGGCCATTGCGCCCCACATCGACGCCTTCTTTGAAGCGGTGGGGATTGAACTTCTTGTGGGATATGGCCTGACGGAAACAAGCCCTGTGGTGAGTTGCCGCCGGCCGTGGCGCAACATCCGCGGCAGTTCCGGTTTGCCGATGCCCGAGACGGAGTTCCGCATCGTTGAGCCTGAATCGGGGGAGGCGCTGGGATTCCGTCAGCGCGGGCGTGTGTTGGTGAGGGGCCCTCAGGTGATGAAGGGATACCTGGGCAAGCCGGAGGCCACGGCCAAGGTGCTCGATGCGGATGGCTGGTTCGACACAGGGGACCTGGGCATGCTTCTCCCGGATGGCTCACTGGCCCTGACCGGTCGTGCCAAGGACACCATCGTTCTGAGCAGTGGCGAGAACATTGAGCCTGGGCCGCTGGAGGAAGCGCTTGTCGCCAGCCCGTTGATCGAGCAGGTGATGCTGGTTGGACAGGATGAGCGCCAACTCGGAGCGCTGCTGGTCCCGAGGCCGGAGATGATCAGGCCCTGGGCGCAGGAGAACAACCTTTCGGTTGCCAATGATCTCGGGGGATTCCCCGGCGATCCAGTGCTTCTCAAACTGCTGATGCGGGAATGCAATCAACTGCTGAAGCATCGCAGAGGAGCCCGGGGTGATGAACGGTTGGCAGGTGTTGTGCTGGTGGCTCCCTTCAGCATCGAGAACGGACTGCTGACCCAGACCCTCAAGCAACGCCGTGATCGGATCACATCCCGGGACTCCCGCCTGATCGAAATCCTCTATGGGAGAGGAAACCGTGATTGA
- the lipB gene encoding lipoyl(octanoyl) transferase LipB, with amino-acid sequence MPVVNSKLDPVGASAHPDGAFCFEPPDPVPYDIAWEDQHRWQERLLADPTAPEAVWILQHRPCYTLGRGASLEHLHFDVARPPHPLHHIDRGGEVTHHLPGQIVVYPVLDLQRRTPDLHVHLRGLEQVLIDVLAELGLRGERQEGLTGLWLDGRKVGAIGIGCRRWITLHGLSLNVDCDLSGFNAITACGLEGREVGRLSDWIPGLTTDQVQPLIRDALADQFRLVWQGSPGS; translated from the coding sequence TTGCCGGTTGTTAACAGCAAGCTAGATCCGGTCGGCGCATCGGCACACCCAGACGGCGCTTTTTGTTTCGAGCCGCCGGATCCGGTGCCCTATGACATCGCCTGGGAGGACCAACATCGCTGGCAGGAGCGTCTGTTGGCTGATCCCACGGCACCGGAGGCGGTCTGGATCCTGCAGCACCGCCCCTGCTACACCCTCGGTCGAGGGGCCAGTCTGGAGCACCTGCATTTCGATGTAGCGCGGCCTCCGCATCCGCTGCACCACATCGATCGAGGCGGGGAGGTGACCCACCATCTGCCTGGTCAGATCGTGGTCTATCCCGTGTTGGATCTGCAGCGCCGCACGCCCGATCTGCATGTCCACCTGCGCGGGCTTGAGCAGGTGCTGATCGATGTGCTGGCAGAACTGGGTCTGCGGGGTGAACGCCAGGAGGGATTGACCGGCCTGTGGCTGGACGGCCGCAAGGTCGGTGCGATTGGAATCGGTTGTCGTCGCTGGATCACTCTGCATGGGTTGTCCCTGAATGTGGACTGTGATCTCAGCGGGTTCAACGCGATCACGGCCTGCGGGCTGGAGGGACGAGAGGTGGGGCGTTTGTCGGATTGGATCCCTGGATTAACAACAGATCAGGTGCAGCCCTTGATCCGCGATGCCCTCGCCGATCAATTTCGTCTTGTCTGGCAGGGGTCGCCTGGATCGTGA